A stretch of Myxococcus hansupus DNA encodes these proteins:
- a CDS encoding ornithine cyclodeaminase family protein: MRTLLLTRSDVSRNLQALLLLEDMREAFRTDALARTVAPQRARAPLHAEGTALVLFPGSLPSVPAYSVKVHAKFPGQSPALRGVVHLHDVATGAVLAVMDSGHLTAVRTGVVGALSAEVLARPDASRVALIGAGRQAVMQLKSLRLVRSLDHVRVFDTAPERSLAFATRMYQELNLPVRMAESAQEAVEDADIVVTSTWSRHPFLLAGMLRPGTHVIALGADEPGKAELSAELLRESRFIVDHRGLSLSSGAAGAVGLGEDAIHAELGEVIAGMKPGRTSPEDITVFAAVGLPFQDLAAAWHVYQSAQGDDAVGSVDFDA, from the coding sequence ATGCGCACGCTCCTGCTGACCCGCTCCGACGTTTCCCGCAACTTGCAGGCCCTTCTCTTGCTGGAGGACATGCGCGAGGCCTTCCGCACCGACGCCCTGGCACGCACCGTGGCGCCGCAGCGTGCCCGGGCGCCCCTGCACGCCGAGGGCACCGCGCTGGTGCTCTTCCCTGGCAGCCTGCCCTCGGTGCCCGCCTATTCGGTGAAGGTCCACGCGAAGTTCCCGGGGCAGTCCCCCGCCCTCCGGGGCGTGGTGCACCTGCATGACGTGGCCACCGGCGCGGTGCTGGCGGTGATGGATTCGGGACACCTGACGGCGGTGCGCACGGGCGTGGTGGGCGCGTTGTCGGCGGAGGTGCTGGCCCGGCCCGACGCGAGCCGAGTGGCGCTCATCGGCGCGGGCCGGCAGGCGGTGATGCAGCTCAAGTCCTTGCGGCTGGTGCGCTCGCTGGACCATGTGCGGGTGTTCGACACGGCGCCGGAGCGCTCGCTCGCCTTCGCCACGCGCATGTATCAAGAGCTGAACCTGCCGGTGCGGATGGCCGAGTCCGCCCAGGAGGCCGTGGAGGACGCGGACATCGTCGTGACGTCGACGTGGAGCCGCCACCCCTTCCTGCTCGCGGGCATGCTGCGGCCCGGCACGCATGTCATCGCGCTGGGCGCGGACGAGCCCGGCAAGGCCGAGCTGTCCGCGGAGCTGCTGCGGGAGTCGCGCTTCATCGTCGACCACCGGGGGCTGTCGCTCTCCTCCGGCGCGGCGGGCGCGGTGGGGCTGGGCGAGGACGCCATCCACGCGGAGCTGGGCGAGGTGATTGCCGGCATGAAGCCCGGCCGCACGTCGCCCGAGGACATCACCGTCTTCGCGGCGGTGGGGCTGCCGTTCCAGGACCTGGCGGCGGCGTGGCACGTCTATCAATCCGCCCAGGGCGATGACGCCGTGGGCAGCGTGGACTTCGACGCATGA
- a CDS encoding MFS transporter: MRRPVLALLSRIGLTRPELRAWAMYDWANSAFITTVVTVVFPLYYASVVAQDLPREVATSRFATATAVALSVVAVLSPVLGALSDRAGRIKLMLGSFAGLGVVATLGLATVGPGDWVWGLVLFGLGNVGVTGSIVFADALLRHIARDDELDRVSTAGYALGYLGGGLLLAAQLVLLLKPQWFGLADAGAASRVAFASVAVWWALFSVPLFRRIPEPVPEVNAARPPLSVRGVFSQLARTFGGLRKHREALLLLVAYLLYSDGIGTIIRLSTLYGTELGIGRGALIGTLLMTQVVGVPCAVLFGKAAGRVGVKNALMFSLAVYVGVTFLGYFMRTPLHFFALALLVGMVQGGSQALSRSLFAQMVPRDRAAEFFGLFSVFEKVTAVAGPLVFAATVELTGSSRQAVLSLLFFFVAGAAVLSRVNVDAGRRAAREAEAQSGWSGDGPVAPSPVPEHASDASRGG; this comes from the coding sequence ATGAGACGCCCGGTGCTGGCCCTGCTGTCGCGCATTGGCCTGACGCGGCCCGAGCTGCGCGCGTGGGCGATGTACGACTGGGCGAACTCGGCCTTCATCACCACGGTCGTCACGGTGGTGTTCCCGCTCTACTACGCCTCCGTGGTGGCGCAGGACCTGCCGCGCGAGGTGGCCACCAGCCGCTTCGCCACCGCCACCGCCGTGGCGCTCAGCGTGGTGGCGGTGCTGTCCCCGGTGCTGGGCGCGCTGAGCGACCGGGCCGGGCGCATCAAGCTGATGCTGGGCTCTTTCGCAGGGCTGGGCGTGGTGGCCACGCTGGGGCTGGCCACGGTGGGGCCGGGGGACTGGGTCTGGGGGCTGGTGCTGTTCGGCCTGGGCAACGTGGGCGTGACGGGCAGCATCGTCTTCGCCGACGCGCTCTTGCGGCACATCGCTCGCGATGACGAACTGGACCGCGTGTCCACCGCGGGCTACGCGCTGGGCTACCTGGGCGGAGGGCTGCTGCTGGCGGCGCAGTTGGTGCTGCTGTTGAAGCCCCAGTGGTTCGGCCTGGCGGACGCGGGGGCCGCCTCGCGCGTGGCCTTCGCCTCCGTGGCGGTGTGGTGGGCCCTCTTCTCCGTGCCGCTCTTCCGGCGCATCCCCGAGCCCGTGCCGGAGGTGAACGCCGCGCGCCCACCGCTGTCGGTGCGCGGCGTCTTCTCGCAGTTGGCGCGGACGTTCGGCGGGCTGCGGAAGCACCGCGAGGCATTGCTGCTGCTGGTGGCTTATCTGCTCTACAGCGATGGCATTGGCACCATCATCCGGCTGTCCACGCTGTACGGCACGGAGCTGGGCATTGGCCGGGGCGCGCTGATTGGCACGCTGCTGATGACGCAGGTGGTGGGCGTACCGTGTGCGGTGTTGTTCGGCAAGGCCGCGGGGCGCGTGGGCGTGAAGAACGCGCTGATGTTCTCCCTGGCCGTGTACGTGGGCGTGACGTTCCTGGGCTACTTCATGCGCACGCCTTTGCACTTCTTCGCCCTGGCGCTGCTGGTGGGCATGGTGCAGGGCGGAAGTCAGGCCTTGAGCCGCTCGCTCTTCGCGCAGATGGTGCCGCGTGACCGGGCCGCGGAGTTCTTCGGCCTCTTCAGCGTCTTCGAGAAGGTCACCGCGGTGGCCGGTCCGCTGGTGTTCGCGGCCACGGTGGAGCTGACGGGCTCCAGCCGGCAGGCGGTGCTGTCCCTGCTGTTCTTCTTCGTCGCGGGCGCGGCGGTGTTGTCGCGGGTGAACGTGGACGCGGGCCGGCGCGCGGCTCGCGAGGCGGAGGCCCAGTCGGGATGGAGCGGTGATGGACCGGTGGCGCCATCACCTGTCCCGGAGCATGCGTCCGACGCGAGCCGCGGCGGCTGA
- a CDS encoding DUF2171 domain-containing protein: MFSRSEIHKGMKVRGNDGHVLGRIVELRNDELIVEKGLIRRHDFAVSLSDVREVVDGEVVLNHGRDSLFSAPREVPHTAH; encoded by the coding sequence ATGTTCAGTCGTTCTGAAATCCACAAGGGGATGAAGGTGCGCGGCAACGACGGGCACGTGCTCGGCCGAATCGTCGAGCTGCGCAACGACGAGCTCATCGTGGAGAAGGGGCTCATCCGCCGTCACGACTTCGCCGTGTCCCTGTCAGACGTGCGGGAGGTCGTGGACGGAGAAGTGGTGCTCAACCACGGGCGCGACAGCCTCTTCTCCGCGCCTCGGGAAGTGCCCCACACGGCGCACTGA
- a CDS encoding YgaP family membrane protein encodes MLVGFLASRPGRWLRIVTGAGMVVGGLAAGSSRGSAVALVGLGPLVAATLDWVPMAALFGLPVHGPELRRELGVFEEASLLEGLHRPSMREVSPTLH; translated from the coding sequence ATGCTTGTCGGTTTCTTGGCGTCGCGGCCGGGGCGGTGGCTCCGCATCGTGACGGGCGCTGGGATGGTGGTGGGAGGACTGGCGGCGGGCTCGTCGCGAGGCTCGGCGGTGGCGCTCGTGGGCCTGGGGCCCCTGGTGGCCGCGACACTGGACTGGGTTCCCATGGCCGCGCTCTTCGGTCTGCCGGTTCACGGCCCGGAGCTGCGGCGCGAGCTGGGCGTGTTCGAGGAGGCTTCGTTGCTGGAAGGTCTCCACCGCCCGTCCATGCGCGAGGTCTCCCCCACGCTGCACTGA
- a CDS encoding NmrA/HSCARG family protein produces the protein MPMGFSRSVLVTGATGQQGGAVARKLLQRGHRVTAFVHHADSPAARELESLGAELAVGDYDDLDSIANAAQDLDAMFAAATPFGPGGVQAEVRHGKNLADAARLARVRHYVYSSVAGADRLTGIPHFDSKHRVETHVKSSGLPYTILGPTFFMENFNSGMFEEGLKAGILAMGLSPTRGLQMVALEDLAAFAVRVMEEPERFEEQRIEVASDEVTGQQAAGLLSMVSGHRIHYEQLPLDFIRERSEDLAAMYEWLDRKGYQADVLTLRHKFPEVPWHTFEDWARGQDWNALTSPAWPHAAAEPVSPASH, from the coding sequence ATGCCCATGGGTTTCTCTCGCTCCGTGCTCGTTACCGGTGCCACTGGCCAACAGGGTGGCGCCGTCGCACGGAAGCTCTTGCAGCGCGGCCACCGCGTCACCGCCTTCGTCCACCACGCAGACTCCCCGGCCGCCCGGGAACTCGAGTCGCTCGGCGCCGAGCTCGCCGTCGGTGACTACGACGACCTGGACTCCATCGCGAACGCCGCGCAGGACCTGGACGCCATGTTCGCCGCGGCCACGCCCTTTGGCCCGGGCGGCGTGCAAGCAGAGGTCCGCCACGGGAAGAACCTGGCGGACGCGGCCCGGTTGGCGCGCGTGAGGCACTACGTCTACTCGTCCGTGGCGGGAGCGGACCGCCTCACGGGCATCCCCCACTTCGACAGCAAGCACCGCGTCGAGACGCACGTGAAAAGCAGCGGCCTGCCCTACACGATTCTGGGCCCCACCTTCTTCATGGAGAACTTCAACAGCGGCATGTTCGAGGAAGGCCTCAAGGCCGGCATCCTCGCCATGGGCCTGTCCCCCACGCGCGGCCTGCAGATGGTGGCGCTGGAGGACCTCGCCGCCTTCGCCGTCCGCGTGATGGAGGAACCGGAGCGCTTCGAGGAGCAACGCATCGAGGTGGCCTCCGACGAGGTGACGGGCCAACAGGCCGCGGGGCTGCTCTCCATGGTGAGCGGCCACCGCATCCACTACGAGCAACTGCCCCTGGACTTCATCCGCGAGCGCAGTGAGGACCTGGCCGCCATGTACGAGTGGCTGGACCGCAAGGGCTACCAGGCGGATGTCCTCACCCTCCGGCACAAATTCCCAGAGGTCCCCTGGCACACCTTCGAGGACTGGGCGCGAGGCCAGGACTGGAACGCCCTCACCTCCCCCGCGTGGCCCCACGCCGCCGCGGAGCCCGTCTCCCCCGCGAGTCACTAG
- a CDS encoding DUF2203 domain-containing protein, translated as MRYFSVEEANRLVPLLSRTFERVRPWVERAQELADTLSTASSANDPNLAPLREERDGLLESIRSELLQLQEMGLEIKGADGLVDFRAHRGGEQVYLCWRYGDPAVSHWHALLDGFSGRRPIDSPDDFAPTYLS; from the coding sequence ATGCGTTACTTCAGCGTGGAAGAAGCCAACCGGCTGGTGCCGCTGCTGTCGCGCACCTTCGAGCGGGTACGCCCCTGGGTGGAGCGTGCCCAGGAGCTCGCGGACACGCTGAGCACAGCGTCCAGCGCGAACGACCCGAACCTGGCGCCCTTGCGCGAGGAGCGCGACGGCCTCCTCGAAAGCATCCGCAGCGAGCTGCTCCAGCTCCAGGAGATGGGCCTCGAAATCAAGGGCGCGGACGGCCTCGTGGACTTCCGCGCCCACCGCGGCGGCGAGCAGGTCTATCTCTGCTGGCGCTACGGAGACCCCGCCGTCTCCCACTGGCACGCCCTGCTCGACGGCTTCTCGGGCCGGCGTCCCATCGACAGCCCCGACGACTTCGCGCCCACGTACCTCAGCTAA
- a CDS encoding endonuclease V, with protein sequence MLACLDVDYRPDLTVAACVLFRGWTDASESSHLVEHGPPAEPYEPGQFYRRELPHLLRVLARVEVPLEAVIVDGYVWLGEDRPGLGAHLYEALNREVPVIGVAKTAYVTTGPSVTVLRGQSLRPLFVGAAGMDVKVAAEHIRRMHGPSRSPTLLKRVDHLCRTS encoded by the coding sequence ATGCTCGCCTGCCTGGACGTGGATTACCGCCCCGACCTCACCGTGGCCGCGTGCGTGCTCTTCCGTGGCTGGACGGATGCGTCGGAGTCCTCGCATCTGGTGGAGCATGGGCCTCCGGCGGAGCCCTACGAGCCGGGACAGTTCTACCGGCGCGAGCTGCCACACCTGCTGCGGGTGCTCGCGCGGGTGGAGGTGCCCCTGGAGGCCGTCATCGTGGATGGCTACGTGTGGCTCGGGGAGGACCGGCCCGGGCTTGGAGCGCACCTGTATGAAGCGCTCAACCGGGAGGTGCCCGTCATCGGGGTTGCGAAGACGGCCTATGTCACCACGGGGCCGTCCGTGACGGTGCTGCGAGGGCAGAGCCTGCGGCCCCTGTTCGTCGGCGCGGCGGGCATGGATGTGAAGGTGGCGGCGGAGCACATCCGGCGGATGCACGGGCCGTCTCGCTCGCCCACCTTGCTGAAGCGGGTGGACCATCTCTGCCGCACGTCCTGA
- a CDS encoding DUF1444 family protein, which produces MRQVETLVRMDPAVEKVARRTADYALDITRAGSDGTFFLDNLFADTRELAPEQRVEVIQRYLRSLWQESPDALPWEQAREQLLPVLRTSTFGKSLQTKTKAEPEPERELVGRRTLPFLSELLVLDLPESAMFVQRRHLEKWGVDEEAAFAAAHANLARLPDDGVELYDDEHGPLWTVETNDTYETSRLLRPGFLASFAGRVEGRPIAILPERSTLLIGGDARPELVTRLTVSAEREYGAASRCLTPALYTVDDAGQVVPYVRPGKDSLAHRVRLSHIQLALAEYNAQKEVLNTLHQAREVDIFVATYSAMARKRDEFPISWCVWPLGVDSLLPLADMIAVHLSEDSEEFFTVPWAEALRIVGDAITPVPEQWPPRYRVTQAPSPEVLARLRAAQVSFEDFVLP; this is translated from the coding sequence ATGCGCCAGGTGGAGACCCTGGTCCGCATGGACCCCGCGGTGGAGAAGGTGGCGCGGCGCACCGCGGACTACGCGCTCGACATCACCCGCGCGGGAAGTGACGGCACCTTCTTCCTGGACAACCTCTTCGCGGACACCCGTGAGCTGGCCCCCGAGCAGCGCGTGGAGGTCATCCAGCGTTACCTCCGCTCGCTGTGGCAGGAGTCACCGGACGCGCTCCCCTGGGAGCAGGCCCGCGAGCAACTGCTGCCCGTGCTGCGGACGTCCACCTTCGGCAAGTCGCTACAGACGAAGACGAAGGCAGAGCCGGAACCGGAGCGGGAGCTGGTGGGCCGCAGGACGCTGCCCTTCCTGTCGGAGCTGCTGGTGCTGGACCTGCCGGAGTCCGCGATGTTCGTGCAGCGCCGCCACCTGGAGAAGTGGGGCGTCGACGAGGAAGCGGCCTTCGCCGCGGCCCACGCGAACCTGGCGCGGCTTCCGGACGACGGCGTGGAGCTCTACGACGACGAGCACGGCCCCCTGTGGACGGTGGAGACGAACGACACCTACGAGACGTCACGGCTGCTCCGGCCGGGCTTTCTCGCGTCCTTCGCCGGGCGCGTGGAGGGGCGGCCCATCGCCATCCTTCCCGAGCGCTCCACGCTGCTCATCGGTGGCGACGCGCGCCCTGAGCTGGTGACGCGACTGACGGTCAGCGCCGAGCGCGAGTACGGCGCCGCATCCCGCTGCCTGACGCCCGCGCTCTACACGGTGGACGACGCGGGGCAGGTGGTGCCGTACGTGCGCCCCGGGAAGGACTCGCTGGCGCACCGGGTGCGGCTGTCTCACATCCAACTGGCGCTGGCGGAGTACAACGCCCAGAAGGAAGTGCTCAACACGCTGCATCAGGCGCGGGAAGTGGACATCTTCGTCGCGACCTACAGCGCGATGGCCCGGAAGCGGGACGAGTTCCCCATCTCCTGGTGCGTCTGGCCGCTGGGCGTGGACAGCCTGCTGCCCCTGGCGGACATGATCGCCGTGCACCTCTCCGAGGACTCGGAGGAGTTCTTCACCGTGCCCTGGGCGGAGGCGCTTCGCATCGTGGGAGACGCCATCACCCCCGTGCCCGAGCAGTGGCCGCCGCGCTACCGCGTCACGCAGGCCCCCTCGCCGGAAGTGCTTGCCCGACTGCGCGCCGCCCAGGTCTCCTTCGAGGACTTCGTGCTGCCCTGA
- a CDS encoding c-type cytochrome codes for MRRSAWSVVTLAVLLSACDDSENGRVTAAEYGEVLFNDSRLSESNFNSFSCATCHATTPTPPAGRMDSGYTLYDSAFRESWWGGYETRLLDAVNFCYVNFMRGVAPLPKDSPQSRALYEYLVSISPSPSAPARPFTVVKDVVDVSRGDRARGQQVYIEACQSCHGAPHTGAGRLTELASILPEVTNDYGTLFPGVPKSLVVIEKVRHGQFFGVGGNMPLYSLETLSDEDLGALLTFMDL; via the coding sequence ATGAGGCGCTCGGCCTGGAGCGTGGTGACGCTCGCGGTGCTGCTGTCCGCGTGTGACGACAGCGAGAATGGCCGCGTCACCGCGGCGGAGTACGGCGAGGTGCTGTTCAACGACTCGCGGCTGTCGGAGAGCAACTTCAACAGCTTCTCGTGCGCGACGTGCCACGCGACGACGCCCACGCCTCCCGCGGGGCGGATGGACTCCGGCTATACGCTGTACGACTCCGCCTTCCGCGAGAGCTGGTGGGGCGGCTACGAAACGCGCCTGCTGGACGCGGTGAACTTCTGCTACGTCAACTTCATGCGGGGCGTGGCGCCGCTGCCCAAGGACTCGCCGCAGAGCCGGGCGCTGTACGAGTACCTCGTCAGCATCAGCCCGAGCCCGTCCGCGCCCGCGCGGCCCTTCACGGTGGTGAAGGACGTCGTCGACGTGTCGCGCGGTGACAGGGCGCGGGGCCAGCAGGTCTACATCGAGGCCTGCCAGAGCTGCCACGGCGCGCCCCACACGGGCGCGGGCCGGCTGACCGAGCTTGCGTCCATTCTGCCAGAGGTGACGAACGACTACGGCACGCTCTTCCCCGGCGTGCCCAAGTCGCTGGTCGTCATCGAGAAGGTGCGCCACGGCCAGTTCTTCGGCGTGGGCGGAAACATGCCGCTGTACAGCCTGGAAACCCTGTCAGACGAGGACCTGGGCGCGCTGCTCACCTTCATGGATTTGTGA
- a CDS encoding YncE family protein, with the protein MNRTMGWMSALALLLTGCDEKAARVLDVAPPDGLDFAHEEPWKEASTVPPPGLGGRIIITNSLDDTLSLVELNTVGTPGFRELARVPVGLNPVELEGPHHSAIAPAGDFYYVGISNYVPGGGSGPHGAHGTGADDGYCLKLDARDNRLVGSVRVNPNPGDVIISADGNTLYQTHFDTLKIAEMARQGRPESDMNANLAIIDARTMTRKAMVEVCPAPHAVRLSADERTAYVACWSDEVAIVDLTAQPPAVTRVKVAAGAGGAVTPRHQPYALTMSPSSGEVWVSSMASRQVQVLNPQTREMMPERAVPLRGPPMFGAFTADGRTLYLPYQLVDAVAVIDPETGTVQRELPLSEAGCLNVHQIMLTPDERVGLVVCEGDHVGPGTLHAVDLAEGTVLGTVEVGIFPDSVNILWGQP; encoded by the coding sequence ATGAACCGCACGATGGGTTGGATGTCGGCGCTGGCACTGCTGCTGACGGGCTGCGATGAGAAGGCCGCGCGCGTGCTGGATGTCGCGCCTCCGGACGGGCTCGACTTCGCGCACGAGGAGCCCTGGAAGGAGGCCTCCACCGTTCCGCCGCCGGGGCTTGGTGGGCGCATCATCATCACCAACAGCCTGGACGACACGTTGAGCCTGGTGGAGTTGAACACCGTGGGCACGCCCGGCTTCCGCGAGCTGGCGCGCGTGCCCGTGGGGCTCAACCCGGTGGAGCTGGAGGGGCCGCACCACTCCGCCATCGCTCCGGCGGGGGACTTCTATTACGTCGGCATCTCCAACTACGTGCCGGGCGGTGGCTCGGGGCCGCACGGCGCGCACGGCACGGGCGCGGATGACGGCTACTGCCTGAAGCTGGACGCGCGTGACAACCGGCTGGTGGGCTCGGTGCGGGTGAACCCCAATCCCGGCGACGTCATCATCAGCGCGGATGGGAACACGCTGTACCAGACGCACTTCGACACGCTGAAAATCGCGGAGATGGCGCGCCAGGGCCGTCCCGAGTCCGACATGAACGCGAACCTGGCCATCATCGACGCTCGGACGATGACCCGGAAGGCCATGGTGGAGGTGTGCCCCGCGCCGCACGCGGTGCGCCTGTCGGCGGACGAGCGCACGGCCTACGTCGCCTGCTGGTCGGACGAGGTGGCCATCGTCGACCTCACGGCGCAGCCTCCGGCCGTGACACGGGTGAAAGTCGCTGCGGGCGCGGGCGGCGCGGTGACACCTCGGCACCAGCCCTACGCGCTCACGATGTCGCCCTCCTCGGGCGAGGTGTGGGTCAGCTCCATGGCCAGCCGACAGGTGCAGGTGCTGAACCCCCAGACGCGCGAGATGATGCCGGAGCGCGCGGTGCCACTCCGCGGTCCACCGATGTTCGGCGCCTTCACCGCGGATGGACGCACGCTGTACCTGCCCTACCAGTTGGTGGACGCGGTGGCCGTCATCGACCCGGAGACGGGCACCGTGCAGCGCGAGCTGCCCCTGTCGGAGGCCGGCTGCCTCAACGTGCATCAAATCATGCTGACGCCCGACGAGCGCGTCGGCCTGGTCGTCTGCGAAGGCGACCACGTGGGGCCGGGCACGTTGCACGCGGTCGACCTGGCGGAGGGCACCGTGCTGGGCACGGTGGAGGTGGGCATCTTCCCGGACTCGGTGAACATCCTGTGGGGGCAGCCATGA